The stretch of DNA GACCGTCAGCGCGGCCGCGAGCAGCAGCAGGGCGGCCACCGCCCAGCCGGGCAGCGGCAGGCCGGAGGCGGCCGAGAGGCCGAGCAGCAGGCTGGTGCCGGCGCCGGCCAGCAGCACCAGGCCGAGCAGGTCGAAGCGGCGGTGCCCGGCGGCCGGCGCCTCGAGGGCCGGGCAGCCCTGGGTGCGCGGCAGCAGGTACCACCCGGCCAGGATGCCGAGCAGCCCGATCGGGACGTTGACCCAGTACACCCAGCGCCAGGAGGCGTGCGCGACCAGCAGGCCGCCGAGGGTCGGGCCGAGCGCGAGGCCGAGCGCCTGGGCGGCGGCCTGGATGCCGAGTGCGGTCCGCATCGCCCGGGCGGGGACGCCGCGGGCGACCAGGGCCACGCTGTTCGCCTGAAGCATGGCCGCGCCGACCGCCTGCACGCCCCGGCAGGCGATCAGCAGGCCCAGGCTGCCCGCGCTGCCCGCCCCGAGCGAGGCGAGCGCGAAGACCCCGAACCCGCCCAGGTACACCGTCTTGCGTCCGACGAGGTCGGAGAGCCGCCCGACCGGGGCGAGCAGCGCGACCAGCACCAGCAGGTAGACCAGCGAGACCCACTCGACGGCGGCGAACCCGGCGTCGAACTCGCGCTGCAGCGCCGGGAAGGTCAGCGAGGCGATGCTGGCGTCCAGCTGGCCGAGGAAGGCGCCGAGGCAGACGGTGCCGACGGCCAGCCAGTGGGCGTACGGCCGACGGGCGACCACGCGGGGGCGGGGCCGCTCGGCGAGCAGGTCGGTGAGCAGGGCGGAGCGCATGGCTCAAATATATCTGCAGCCGACATACTCCTCCAGCGACCATCTCGTACTGCGACCGTATCGTTGCCGGATGTACTCCCCCACAGACCTGGTCAGTGGCCGACCCTTGTGGTACCAGGCGCTACGCTGTCCGCCATGCCGTCGCAGCCGCTCCCCGGAACACCTCACCTCCCAGCCGCCACACCGACCACTCCCGTCGGTGACACCGCGGTCGAGCGCGCCCAGCAGCTGACGGACGTGATCACCCGGCTGCGCCGGGCGCTGCGCAGCAGCATCCGCACCGACTACCCGTGGGAGTCGCTGCCGATGGCCCAGGTCGAACTGCTGCAGACCCTGGCGGTCGCCCCGCTGCGGGTCGGCGAGCTGGCCGCCCGTCAGCGGCTCGCGCCGAACACCGTCAGCGGCCTGGTCGGCAAGCTCCTGGAGGCCGGGTTCGTCGACCGCCAGCCCGACCCGGGCGACCGCCGCACGGCCCGGATCGCCCTCACCCCGGCCGGCCACCAGCAGCTCCGCGACTGGCAGGGTGCCCACGAGCGCCGCCTCGCCGACGCCCTGGAGAGCCTCACCCCCACCAACCGCGAGGCCGTGATGAACGCCCTCCCCGGCCTCGAACAGCTCGCCAAGGCCCTGGCCGCCACCACCCCGATCCCGACCGAGGAGCGCTGACCCCTACCCCGGGCGTCAGAACAGCAGCCCCTCCTCCTCACCGCTCGGCAGCGCACCCTCCAGCTCCAGCAGCCACCGCTTCGCCGGCACCCCGGCCGCGAAGCCGGTCAGCGCGCCGTTCGACCCCAGCACCCGGTGGCACGGCCGCACCACGAGCAGCGGGTTGGCCCCGACCGCCCCGCCGACCGCCCGCACCGAGCGCGGCGGCTGCCCGGCCACGGCGGCCAGCTCGCTGTACGTGAGCGTGCTCCCGTACGGGATCTCGTCCAGCGCCGCCCAGATCCTCTGCCGGAACTCGGTGCCCACCGGCGCCAACTCCAGGTCGAACTCCTTGCGCTCCCCGGCGAAGTAGGCCGTCAGCTGCTCCACCGCCGGGGCCAGCGCATCGGCGTCCGGCACCCAGTCCTCGGCGGGCTCGGCCCGCGCGCCCTTCTGCCCGGGCGCCGTCACGGCGGCCAGCGCCGCCGTGCTCGCCCCCTCCGCCAGCACCCCGCTCAGCAGCAGGGTGCCCAGCGGGCTCGCCATCGTGGTGAAGACCGTCGTACTCATCGCTGCTCGCCACTCTCCGCACTGTTCTCGAAGTCCGTACCACTCCCGGGGTCCGCCGCCACCGGCCCGGCCCAGAGCCGGTGCACCGCGTACGAGCGCCAGGGCGCCCAGGCCGCCGCCTCCGCCGTCGCGCCCTTCGGGTCGCCGGGGCGGCCGAGCGCGCGCAGGCCGTGCCGCACGGCCACGTCGCCGGGCAGGAACACGTCCGGGTCGGCCAGCGCCCGCATCCGCAGGTAGCCGACCGTCCAGGGGCCGATCCCGGGCAGCGCGAGCAGCTCGGCGGAGGCCTCCTCCCGGTCCACCCCGCCGTCGAGGCGGACGGTGCCCTCGGCCAGCGCCGCGCAGAGTCCGCGCAGCGCGCGGCGGCGGGCCTCCGGCATGGCCAGGTCCTCGTCCGCCGCCTCGGCCAGCACGGCCGTGGTCGGGAAGAGCCGGGTCAGCCCGCCGCTCGTCTCGGCGAGTGGGACGCCGTACCGTTCCGTGAGCCGGGCCGCCAGGGTGCGGG from Kitasatospora sp. MMS16-BH015 encodes:
- a CDS encoding MFS transporter, which codes for MRSALLTDLLAERPRPRVVARRPYAHWLAVGTVCLGAFLGQLDASIASLTFPALQREFDAGFAAVEWVSLVYLLVLVALLAPVGRLSDLVGRKTVYLGGFGVFALASLGAGSAGSLGLLIACRGVQAVGAAMLQANSVALVARGVPARAMRTALGIQAAAQALGLALGPTLGGLLVAHASWRWVYWVNVPIGLLGILAGWYLLPRTQGCPALEAPAAGHRRFDLLGLVLLAGAGTSLLLGLSAASGLPLPGWAVAALLLLAAALTVALARQEQRADRPIIAPGLVNTPGIRAGLGVALVGYLLLFCPLVLGPVLLTGAGLSVATAGLVITALPTAFAVAATVGGLLLPRSWADAARCQLGAGVAALGIGLLAVLPVGAWEWVPALAVAGYGLGLLLPANNAMVMRAIPGGSSAVGGGMVSMARSLGTALGIALPVLGVHLGGQAAGGRGVLVLLVGVAAGAARLVAQFPAPLVADLVPHQATFALVTTLRRRSSWACLFRQMM
- a CDS encoding MarR family winged helix-turn-helix transcriptional regulator translates to MPSQPLPGTPHLPAATPTTPVGDTAVERAQQLTDVITRLRRALRSSIRTDYPWESLPMAQVELLQTLAVAPLRVGELAARQRLAPNTVSGLVGKLLEAGFVDRQPDPGDRRTARIALTPAGHQQLRDWQGAHERRLADALESLTPTNREAVMNALPGLEQLAKALAATTPIPTEER
- a CDS encoding methylated-DNA--[protein]-cysteine S-methyltransferase, whose protein sequence is MSTTVFTTMASPLGTLLLSGVLAEGASTAALAAVTAPGQKGARAEPAEDWVPDADALAPAVEQLTAYFAGERKEFDLELAPVGTEFRQRIWAALDEIPYGSTLTYSELAAVAGQPPRSVRAVGGAVGANPLLVVRPCHRVLGSNGALTGFAAGVPAKRWLLELEGALPSGEEEGLLF